In one window of Tachypleus tridentatus isolate NWPU-2018 chromosome 2, ASM421037v1, whole genome shotgun sequence DNA:
- the LOC143239812 gene encoding synaptotagmin-6-like isoform X3 produces the protein MSAVFGFFAVSFVLLYWRFYILKKQKQRSADIQDSYNVLLKSRGIPKTIAVNQSMYADDPFLMRKLPPQPSFLHLEHLKTRDNSDSSFSDTDCETENQNVKAGLPHSSADNLDRLREDAGDTLTCEQISIKKAPLIEFSLIYEPSKKSLTVQIIRVTNLPLKYRKICFSFVKVFLLGHTKISRSTSVSQKSLNPEFKENLTFEYFSLEELRQFMLRLSVYIKYSHLVKNRRIGDFWLNLSKLELTPNIRKELSEEILLLKTSRTTHSVADLGFLFISLQYQPEANRLKVMVRKANNLRRQTVVSITQSEYYVIINLLRGVESITCKETKPVSGPNPVWNQPFIFDIPKEFVHQYSLQFLLMRDRIYSRDGVVGQVLVGQGSTSLGTTHWNEAMAPGAVETTKWHDIIQVDKY, from the exons ATGTCTGCAGTATTCGGCTTTTTCGCTGTTTCATTCGTCCTTCTGTATTGGCGTTTTTAcattttgaagaaacaaaaacagcgGTCTGCTGATATTCAAGACTCCTATAACGTTCTATTGAAAAGCAGAGGAATTCCAAAAACTATCGCTGTCAACCAGAGTATGTATGCTGATGATCCGTTTTTAATGCGTAAACTGCCACCACAGCCCAGTTTTCTTCATTTAGAACATCTCAAAACCCGAGACAACTCTGACAGCTCATTTTCAGACACAGATTGTGAAACAGAGAATCAGAATGTAAAAGCTGGTTTACCTCATTCATCAGCTGACAATTTAGATCGTTTAAGAGAAGATGCTGGGGATACTTTAACGTGTGAACAAATCTCTATTAAGAAAGCTCCACTTATTGAATTTAGCCTAATTTATGAGCCAAGCAAAAAGTCTTTAACAGTTCAGATAATTCGTGTCACAAATCTCCCACTGAAGTATCGCAAAATCTGTTTCTcatttgtaaaagtatttttgCTTGGTCACACAAAAATCTCACGCAGCACTTCAGTATCCCAAAAATCTCTGAATCCAGAATTCAAAGAAAACCTCACTTTCGAATACTTTTCTCTGGAGGAACTACGTCAGTTCATGCTGAGACTCTCCGTGTATATTAAGTACTCTCACTTAGTGAAAAATAGAAGAATTGGTGACTTCTGGCTTAACTTGTCGAAACTAGAGCTAACGCCAAACATCCGTAAAGAACTGTCAGAAGAAATACTGTTACTCAAGACATCAAGAACG aCACATTCAGTAGCAGACCTTGGTTTCCTTTTCATCTCACTACAATATCAACCTGAGGCCAATAGACTTAAAGTGATGGTCCGGAAAGCGAACAACTTAAGACGACAAACAGTTGTTTCCATAACACAATCAG agtaCTATGTAATTATTAACTTGTTGCGAGGTGTTGAGAGTATTACTTGTAAGGAAACTAAACCCGTATCTGGACCAAACCCAGTGTGGAACCAaccttttatttttgatattccTAAGGAATTTGTGCATCAGTATTCGTTGCAGTTTCTGCTCATGCGCGATCGAATCTACTCACGAGATGGTGTTGTAGGGCAAGTGTTAGTTGGACAAGGTTCAACATCTCTTGGGACAACTCACTGGAATGAAGCAATGGCACCTGGTGCTGTAGAAACGACGAAATGGCATGATATTATTCAGGTGGACAAATATTAA
- the LOC143239806 gene encoding U6 snRNA-associated Sm-like protein LSm6: MSRKQTPSEFLKQIIGRPVVVKLNSGVDYRGVLACLDGYMNIALEQTEEYVNGQLKNKYGDAFIRGNNGKMVTLS, from the exons ATGAGTAGAAAACAAACACCAAGTGAGTTTCTTAAGCAAATTATTGGAAGACCAGTTGTTGTTAAACTGAACTCTGGTGTTGATTATCGAG GTGTGCTGGCGTGTTTAGATGGATATATGAACATTGCGCTTGAGCAAACTGAGGAATATGTAAACGGTcagctaaaaaataaatatgggGATGCTTTCATTCGAGGAAACAATGGTAAAATGGTTACTTTATCCTGA
- the LOC143239812 gene encoding synaptotagmin-7-like isoform X2, producing MGDWTQILFVVMSAVFGFFAVSFVLLYWRFYILKKQKQRSADIQDSYNVLLKSRGIPKTIAVNQSMYADDPFLMRKLPPQPSFLHLEHLKTRDNSDSSFSDTDCETENQNVKAGLPHSSADNLDRLREDAGDTLTCEQISIKKAPLIEFSLIYEPSKKSLTVQIIRVTNLPLKYRKICFSFVKVFLLGHTKISRSTSVSQKSLNPEFKENLTFEYFSLEELRQFMLRLSVYIKYSHLVKNRRIGDFWLNLSKLELTPNIRKELSEEILLLKTSRTTHSVADLGFLFISLQYQPEANRLKVMVRKANNLRRQTVVSITQSEYYVIINLLRGVESITCKETKPVSGPNPVWNQPFIFDIPKEFVHQYSLQFLLMRDRIYSRDGVVGQVLVGQGSTSLGTTHWNEAMAPGAVETTKWHDIIQVDKY from the exons ACTGGACACAAATATTGTTCGTTGTTATGTCTGCAGTATTCGGCTTTTTCGCTGTTTCATTCGTCCTTCTGTATTGGCGTTTTTAcattttgaagaaacaaaaacagcgGTCTGCTGATATTCAAGACTCCTATAACGTTCTATTGAAAAGCAGAGGAATTCCAAAAACTATCGCTGTCAACCAGAGTATGTATGCTGATGATCCGTTTTTAATGCGTAAACTGCCACCACAGCCCAGTTTTCTTCATTTAGAACATCTCAAAACCCGAGACAACTCTGACAGCTCATTTTCAGACACAGATTGTGAAACAGAGAATCAGAATGTAAAAGCTGGTTTACCTCATTCATCAGCTGACAATTTAGATCGTTTAAGAGAAGATGCTGGGGATACTTTAACGTGTGAACAAATCTCTATTAAGAAAGCTCCACTTATTGAATTTAGCCTAATTTATGAGCCAAGCAAAAAGTCTTTAACAGTTCAGATAATTCGTGTCACAAATCTCCCACTGAAGTATCGCAAAATCTGTTTCTcatttgtaaaagtatttttgCTTGGTCACACAAAAATCTCACGCAGCACTTCAGTATCCCAAAAATCTCTGAATCCAGAATTCAAAGAAAACCTCACTTTCGAATACTTTTCTCTGGAGGAACTACGTCAGTTCATGCTGAGACTCTCCGTGTATATTAAGTACTCTCACTTAGTGAAAAATAGAAGAATTGGTGACTTCTGGCTTAACTTGTCGAAACTAGAGCTAACGCCAAACATCCGTAAAGAACTGTCAGAAGAAATACTGTTACTCAAGACATCAAGAACG aCACATTCAGTAGCAGACCTTGGTTTCCTTTTCATCTCACTACAATATCAACCTGAGGCCAATAGACTTAAAGTGATGGTCCGGAAAGCGAACAACTTAAGACGACAAACAGTTGTTTCCATAACACAATCAG agtaCTATGTAATTATTAACTTGTTGCGAGGTGTTGAGAGTATTACTTGTAAGGAAACTAAACCCGTATCTGGACCAAACCCAGTGTGGAACCAaccttttatttttgatattccTAAGGAATTTGTGCATCAGTATTCGTTGCAGTTTCTGCTCATGCGCGATCGAATCTACTCACGAGATGGTGTTGTAGGGCAAGTGTTAGTTGGACAAGGTTCAACATCTCTTGGGACAACTCACTGGAATGAAGCAATGGCACCTGGTGCTGTAGAAACGACGAAATGGCATGATATTATTCAGGTGGACAAATATTAA
- the LOC143239812 gene encoding synaptotagmin-7-like isoform X1 translates to MTTKMWKVSDWTQILFVVMSAVFGFFAVSFVLLYWRFYILKKQKQRSADIQDSYNVLLKSRGIPKTIAVNQSMYADDPFLMRKLPPQPSFLHLEHLKTRDNSDSSFSDTDCETENQNVKAGLPHSSADNLDRLREDAGDTLTCEQISIKKAPLIEFSLIYEPSKKSLTVQIIRVTNLPLKYRKICFSFVKVFLLGHTKISRSTSVSQKSLNPEFKENLTFEYFSLEELRQFMLRLSVYIKYSHLVKNRRIGDFWLNLSKLELTPNIRKELSEEILLLKTSRTTHSVADLGFLFISLQYQPEANRLKVMVRKANNLRRQTVVSITQSEYYVIINLLRGVESITCKETKPVSGPNPVWNQPFIFDIPKEFVHQYSLQFLLMRDRIYSRDGVVGQVLVGQGSTSLGTTHWNEAMAPGAVETTKWHDIIQVDKY, encoded by the exons ACTGGACACAAATATTGTTCGTTGTTATGTCTGCAGTATTCGGCTTTTTCGCTGTTTCATTCGTCCTTCTGTATTGGCGTTTTTAcattttgaagaaacaaaaacagcgGTCTGCTGATATTCAAGACTCCTATAACGTTCTATTGAAAAGCAGAGGAATTCCAAAAACTATCGCTGTCAACCAGAGTATGTATGCTGATGATCCGTTTTTAATGCGTAAACTGCCACCACAGCCCAGTTTTCTTCATTTAGAACATCTCAAAACCCGAGACAACTCTGACAGCTCATTTTCAGACACAGATTGTGAAACAGAGAATCAGAATGTAAAAGCTGGTTTACCTCATTCATCAGCTGACAATTTAGATCGTTTAAGAGAAGATGCTGGGGATACTTTAACGTGTGAACAAATCTCTATTAAGAAAGCTCCACTTATTGAATTTAGCCTAATTTATGAGCCAAGCAAAAAGTCTTTAACAGTTCAGATAATTCGTGTCACAAATCTCCCACTGAAGTATCGCAAAATCTGTTTCTcatttgtaaaagtatttttgCTTGGTCACACAAAAATCTCACGCAGCACTTCAGTATCCCAAAAATCTCTGAATCCAGAATTCAAAGAAAACCTCACTTTCGAATACTTTTCTCTGGAGGAACTACGTCAGTTCATGCTGAGACTCTCCGTGTATATTAAGTACTCTCACTTAGTGAAAAATAGAAGAATTGGTGACTTCTGGCTTAACTTGTCGAAACTAGAGCTAACGCCAAACATCCGTAAAGAACTGTCAGAAGAAATACTGTTACTCAAGACATCAAGAACG aCACATTCAGTAGCAGACCTTGGTTTCCTTTTCATCTCACTACAATATCAACCTGAGGCCAATAGACTTAAAGTGATGGTCCGGAAAGCGAACAACTTAAGACGACAAACAGTTGTTTCCATAACACAATCAG agtaCTATGTAATTATTAACTTGTTGCGAGGTGTTGAGAGTATTACTTGTAAGGAAACTAAACCCGTATCTGGACCAAACCCAGTGTGGAACCAaccttttatttttgatattccTAAGGAATTTGTGCATCAGTATTCGTTGCAGTTTCTGCTCATGCGCGATCGAATCTACTCACGAGATGGTGTTGTAGGGCAAGTGTTAGTTGGACAAGGTTCAACATCTCTTGGGACAACTCACTGGAATGAAGCAATGGCACCTGGTGCTGTAGAAACGACGAAATGGCATGATATTATTCAGGTGGACAAATATTAA